A region of the Streptococcus oralis Uo5 genome:
AATAGAGGAACTAGAGGACCTTGATTGGTTGAATTCTTTAACATTAGATTTTAATTTACTATTTGAAAATGTTCGAGAGTATTTAGGAAACAATAAAATAAATAAAAAGATTATTAAAACATTATCTGAAGAACCATCAAATTTTTTTCTATACAACAATGGAGTAACTATTGTTGCAGAAGAAATTTCTAGCAAACCTAATATAATTGATGAGTCAACAGAGTTGATTTTAAAAAATTATCAGATAGTTAATGGTGGTCAAACACTTCGTTCAATTTTTAAGTATAAAACCGAAAATAAAGTTGAAGATATAATTTCTAATTTAGTTAGCGCTAGTGTAATAGTTAGGCTCTTAGTAACTTCGAAAAATGAGGAACTAACAAATAAAATTTCAGAATATACAAATAGTCAGAATCCAATCAAAGAGATAGATCTACGTTCTGTAGATAAAATTCAATTAGCTATTGAGCAACGTCTAGACCAGGAAGGTATTAGATATGATCGAAAGCGAGGTAGTGGAAAGGAGTTTAGTAAAAAATATGATTATATAATATCTATGGAGAAATTAGGGCAAGTGCTATTTGCTTATGAAGGGCGTCCAGAGTCAGCAGCCAATAGTAAGGCAGTAATTTTTAGTAATTATTACGATACAATCTTTAATGAAGATCCTAAATTGTTTGAGAAAATTATTGAGCAAATTCGATTATATTCTGAGATTGGAAAACAATATCAAATGACAGAATATAATTATTACGAGCAAAAAGCATACTATGTTTTGTTTATGAAACGTTGTTTGCAAACGAAGAGTGTTGGCGAAATTATCGAAATTTTGGAAGATATTCTTATAAATTATACTCCTGAGAAAGAAACAACTGAAGCTAGAAAATTTTTGCAACCATCATTTAAGGAAAATGTTATTGAAAAAATAAAAAGTTTAGGTGGGAAAGTACAGGGAGTTTTTACAGTTCAAAAGAAACGAAAAGATAAACAGATTGAAGAAAATTTGAACACAAATAATAAAGAACAATTTTGGAATGGATTCACTAAATACCTGAATGAGTTAGAGGAATTTAATTATAAGTTGCCAACAAAGAAAATTGCTTCATATTATACAATATCAAGAGTAGGACAGGATGATATTAAATGCGAATTTTCTGTTGGGGCTAAAACAATAGGGTTTATATATGGCAAAAAAAGAGATAAAGATTTTTATGATTTTCTAGTTTCAAATAAAAGTTCTCTTTCTGAGAAAATAGGAAGTGAGCTTATTGTTAGAGACTGGAATGAAACCAATATTTCTAATGTGCAAGGTTTAAGGATTTCTATTAAAAATTTTGGATTAAATTATCCTAATAATAACGTTGAGGCCTATAAAATATTATCTAGTAAATTCACTTCATTAGACAAAGCTGTGCAGGAATTATTAAAATAAAAGTTGAAACAGAGAGTCGACAGAGTATTAATTTTTATCAACACGAATATTATATTTCTAATACAGTATAATAACTAAAACAGAAAGGAACAAGGACACTCGTATTCATTAAAACTGAATACGGGCTACGAACTTCCTAATTGTAAACAAAGAAAGGGAATGGGCATCTAGTTTGCAGAACTGAACCCGGGCGGAAAGCTCGGAATTTAGATAAACCTCCTAGGATGCAAGCGTCCGTCGTTGGTTTCCTAAAATTCAGTCGCTTTCTAGTCGCCCTTGGTATCTTAAACATGATCGAACGTTACTCTCGCCCTGAGATGGCGAACATTTGGAGTGAAGAAAATAAATACCGTGCTTGGCTTGAGGTGGAAATCTTGGCTGACGAGGCATGGGCTGAGTTGGGGGAAATCCCTAAGGAAGATGTGGCTTTGATTCGCGAGAAAGCGGACTTTGACATCGACCGTATTTTAGAGATTGAGCAAGAGACGCGTCACGATGTGGTTGCCTTCACGCGTGCGGTTTCTGAGACGCTTGGCGAAGAGCGCAAGTGGGTCCACTATGGGTTGACCTCTACCGACGTGGTGGATACTGCCTATGGTTACCTTTACAAGCAAGCCAACGACATCATTCGTCGTGACCTTGAAAACTTCACCAACATCATCGCTGATAAGGCTAAGGAGCACAAGTTCACCATCATGATGGGGCGTACCCACGGTGTGCATGCGGAACCTACAACTTTTGGTCTCAAGCTTGCGACTTGGTACAGCGAAATGAAGCGTAATATCGAGCGTTTCGAGCATGCGGCTGCTGGTGTGGAAGCTGGTAAGATTTCTGGTGCAGTTGGTAACTTTGCCAACATCCCACCGTTTGTAGAGCAATACGTCTGCGACAAGTTGGGTATCCGTGCCCAAGAAATCTCTACACAGGTGCTTCCTCGTGACCTTCATGCTGAGTACTTTGCAGTTCTTGCTAGCATTGCGACTTCCATCGAACGTATGGCGACTGAGATCCGTGGTTTGCAAAAATCTGAGCAACGCGAAGTAGAAGAGTTCTTTGCCAAAGGTCAAAAAGGCTCATCTGCGATGCCTCACAAACGCAACCCTATCGGTTCTGAAAACATGACAGGTCTTGCGCGTGTCATCCGTGGTCACATGGTGACGGCCTATGAAAACGTCGCTCTCTGGCACGAACGTGATATTTCTCACTCATCAGCTGAGCGAATCATCACACCGGACACGACCATTTTGATTGACTACATGCTTAACCGTTTCGGAAATATCGTCAAGAACTTGACGGTCTTCCCAGAAAATATGATTCGCAACATGAATTCTACGTTTGGTCTGATCTTTAGCCAACGTGCCATGTTGACCTTGATTGAAAAAGGCATGACCCGTGAGCAAGCCTACGACTTGGTGCAACCAAAAACAGCCCACTCTTGGGACAACCAAGTAGACTTCAAACCGCTTCTCGAAGCAGATCCAGAAGTGACATCACGCCTCACTCAAGATGAAATCGACGAAATCTTCAACCCTGCATACTACACCAAACGAGTAGATGATATCTTCGAACGTATCGGACTTGGTGACTAATCATAAAAATAAAAAAGCGAGATTCAATCTCGCTTTTTCGTATTCTCTTAGAAGAATCTTAGTCTTCTTTTCTCTTAGTCAGTCCGTAGGCTGCTAGAGTCGCCATGAGGCCTGCTGCGACCAAGCCTGCAGAGTCTTGACTTCCTGTTGCAGGGAGTTGTTTTTCATCTGCTTTGGCAGTAGTTGGTGCAGTTTGCTCAGCTTTCTCAACGGCAGTGCCGACTTCAACAACTTGAGTGACCGTTTCCTGTGTTACCACGCTATTGACAAGCGTTCTTTCTTCTTTTCCATCAGCAGTAGTGCTTACAGAGTAGAAGGCAGTACGGTGGCCGTTAGCCCCTTTAGTAACAACTTGCGTTTGTCCTTTTGGTAATTGAGGATTTTCACGTGTCACAGTAGTGAATGGAATTTCTTCCTCTTGGATATCCAGTCTTGGTTTTGTTTCTGCGGCTGGAGCAAGACGGTGTTCGTCTCCTACATGGGTTACAAGGGTTCCGACTTCAATAACTTGGGTCACTACTTCTTGAGTCATAAGGCTATCTACAAGAGTTTTCACTTCCTTACCGTCAGCACTAGTGCTCACAGAGTAGTAATGACTGCGACGACCGTTAGCGCCTTTAGTAACGACTTGAGTCTTCCCTTTGAGCAAGAGTGGATTTTCACGTGTCACAGTAGTGAACGGAATATCTTCTTCTTGGATATCCAGTCTTGGTTTTGCCTCTGCGGCTGGAGCAAGACCACTTTCATCCCCTTTGTGGGTAATAGGGGCACCGATTTCAACCACTTGGGTCACAGGTTCTTTGGTCACTTGGCTATCTAGAACGGTTTCTGTTTGTTTTCCATTTTCAGTAAGAACAGAGATGTAATGAGTGCGTTCGCCCTCTACACCTGGTGTGATGATTTTTTCCTGACCGGCTGGGAGGTTCGGATTTTCCTTCTTGATAACTTCAAATGGAATCTTTTCTGATCTTGTGATGAGTTCCGGTTTGGTTTCAACGTTGGCAGCTAGTTCATTTTCATCGTGGCTTCCTGAGTGAGTTGCCGCTGGTTTAAGGCCTAGGCGGGCTGCTTTGAGCTTGGCTACGAGAGCGTCTAACTCGGCTTGTTTGTTACGGTTGAGGTTGTAGTTGAGAGCTTCTTTCGCTGCATTTAGGGCATCCAAGCTTTCCTTGCTGTATCCATCCAAGTTTGCAGGGATTTGAGCAAGTTCCTCACGGAGTGCATTGTAGTTAGCGCGGAAGTAGTCTTTGTTGTGATCTGCGAAGGCAGTCATGAGTTCAAAGATTTCTTCTTCCTTGTACTCAGCACTTGGTCTATCTGCCCAGATAGCAAGCATACTACCAATAGTAGGAAGGTCAACTTCAGGGTATTTAGTTGATGCTAGTTGATTAAATGGAGTTTTCTCGGTATTTTCGAGAGCTTTTTTGAGGAAGCCACCGCCATCTTCTGGTTTTTGACCGAGAATGTAGTACCAGTCTCCGTTGGTATTAAGGAATTTATAGCCTTTACTTGCAAGGTACTGTGGAGATGCAAGGTTGTAGCCCCACCATCCCTTAGACCAGTAAGAGATGATGACATCCTTGTCAAACTCAACATCATCCTTGTCCTCGTAGTAGAAACCATCGTTGAAGGCCATTGGTTGAAGGCCTCTTTCTTTGGCCATGGCAGCAAGGGTGTTAGAGTACTCAGCAAACTTGCCATAGAGTCCATACCATTTGAGGTAGTACCAGCCTTGTGCGTTGGTAGCATCATTGGCATATTCGTCTGTACCGTAGTTGAAGATCTTAGTCTTGCCTGCAAAGAAGTCCATGTACTTGCCGATGAGGGCTTTGACAAAGTTCATCGCTTCTTCGTTTTCAAGGTCCATGGTTGTTTTAGAGACCTTGTCGAAGTTGGCTTGAGGATTTTGGATACCTAATTTTTCCATAGCGACAAGCATGGCATCCATGTGACCTGGGCTGTTGATCGCTGGGATGAGTCCAATCCCTTTTGATTTTGCGTACTCGATCAATTCAGTGATTTCAGTCTGACTAAGAGTGGTTCCGTTTGGATCATCGTAGTAAGCTTTTGTTCCTTCAATGATGGCATTTTTGACATCGTCACTTGCATAAGTTTTTCCGTTAGCAGTGATAGTCATGTCATCAAGTAGGAAGCGAAGTCCATCATTTCCTAGGAGGAGATGCACGTCAGAATATCCAAGTTCACTAGCTTTATCAATGATACGTTTGAGTTGTTCAGCTGAGAAGTACTTACGTCCAGCGTCAATTGAGATCACCTTGTTCTTGGCAAGTTTTTCAACTTCGCGTTTCTCGTCTTCTTCTTTTTGAGCTTCTGGTGTGAAGGTTAGGTTGCTAACAGCTTCTTGGAGTTTCGCGATTGCTTGGTCAATGGTGTTTTGTTGGGCACGGCTGAGGTTGCTATCAAGTGAGCGAATAGCTTTTTCAGCTTCTTTTACAGCTGCGACACTTTCTGCAGTATAGCGGTTAAGGTCTGTTGGTACTTCTTTCAGAGCTTGCTCAGCAGACTCATAGTCAGCTGCGAAGTATTCAGCATTGGCATTTGCGAAGCTACGCATGAGTTTGAAGAGGCGTGATGGTGAATAGCGTGCAGATGGGGTGTCCGCCCAAGCAGCTACCATACCCCCGATGAACGGGATAGTAGCCCCATCAGATTTTGGTACAGAAGTGATTGGAGTGTTCTTGATACCATTGAGTCCTTGGTCGAGGTTATACCATCCTTGGCCATCGGCATTTCGTCCGAGGACGTAGTACCAAGCATCGTTGGTATTAAGGATTTGGTGGCCTTTTTCAACTAGAAGTTTAGAAGAAGCGACGTCGTATCCGCCCCATCCACCAGTCCACATAGAAACGATGATGTCTTTGTCAAAGGTTCCAAAGCTAGTGTCGCTATTATAGTAGATACCATCGTTAAAGGCCATTGGTTTGAGGCCGTGAGATTTGACGATGCGAGCAAGGTCGTTGGCGTAGGCGATAAATTTATCATAACCCTTGTCTGGGAATCCATCTTCTGGATACCATTTATAGGCTTGAAGAACGCTCCAGCCTTTAGCGTCTGTAGCATCATTGGCGTACTCGTCTAGCCCGATGTTGAAGATGTCAGTTTTGCCAGCGAAGTAAGCAGCATACTTGTCGATCAGAGCTTTGGTAAATGCAACCGCTTCTTTGTTATCAAGGTCAACGGTACGAGCAGATTCCTTACCAAAGTAGTTGAAGTTCGGTTTTTGGATGCCTAGTTCTTTCATGGCATGCAAAATCGCATCCATGTGACCAGGGCTATTTACAGTTGGGATGAGGCCAATGCCTTTGTTTTTAGCATAGTTGATCAAGTCCGTCATCTGACTTTCTGTCAAATGGTTGCCGTTTGGATCCTTGTAGTAGGCATCGGTTCCGTTTTCGAGTGCACGTTTGACATCGTCGCTTGCATAGGTTTTGCCATTGGCTTTGATCGTCATGTCGTCCAACATAAAACGCATGCCATCATTTCCAACTAGTAAATGAAGATCAGTATAACCGTAGTGTTTGGCTTTGTCGATGATTTCTTTGAGTTGCTCTGGAGAGAAGTATTTGCGTCCAGCGTCGATTGAGATCATTTTTCGTTTCGCTAGTTTTTCATTTACCTGAGCTGCTCGTTCCGTGCTAGGAGTGGCTACTGCAGGTGTGACGGCTTCATTTTTCTTTTCTGAAGAAGTACTTTCGGCAGGAGTTTTAGCTGGAGCAGGGCTTTCTTTCTCGGCAGTAGGAGTTGGAGCAGCATTTTCTGTCACAACTGGTGCGCTTGACTCTTCTGTTTTTGGAGCAACTGTTCGAGGAGCCTCCTGGTCTTCTTTGACCTCCTCTTTCACAGGCTCGTCAGCCTTTTCTTCCAGTTTTTCTGGAACCTTGGAGTCTACAGTTTCTTTGACTGCTTGTGGACTCTCCTGAATCGTTTGAACAGTTTCTTCAGCTGTTGGAGCTGGAGTAATCCCGTCGGCAGATACGACTTGTGCGCTAAAAGCAAATCCTATAAGTACAGAAGCTGCCCCAACCGCGTATTTTCGGATGGAGAAGCGCTGTTTCTTTTCTAGTTTCATGACAAAACCTCCTTGTTATTATCATATATGATAGCGTTTACATAAAACCAATTTTATTTTATTATCTAAGGAGTAAAATGTCAAGTGGGTTTATATAAGAACTATAATAAATAGAGGAAATCATAAGATTTAGGAGAAATTTGCTAATAAGGGATAAAACCGAGGAAAAACCAAACGAAATTTTACCTTGTTTTTAGTAAAAATGCTACTAATTAAATAAGAGACCTTCATAGCGTTTTCACAACTTCTTTCTCGTGCTATAATGAATACAGAAAAAGCCTGAGCTAGGCTCAGGCTTTTTCTTAATGATCTCGGTTACATGAGATGAATTTGATTTTGTAGTAGTCTGCTCGCTTATAAGTTTCACTATAGGCAAGGACTTGGCCAGTGGCCTCAAGTTTTGTAGTCTTCGTTTGGAAGACAGTTGGGAATTGTGTATCGATTCCGAGTACAGAAGCAGCATGCTCTGGTGTTGGGAATGCGATTTCGTTGATTTCCTCAAAATGTTCATCACTCATGTGAATGCGGTAATCCAATTTGAAACGTGTATAGATAGAGCTATAATAGTCAAGATTTGGATAGTTGGCATTGATGTATTGCTCAGGAATATAAGATGTGTGGTAGATGTATGTTACGTCGTTTGTCTGACGAATACGTTCAATCTTATAGTAGAATTGATCTCCACGTAGTCCAAGTTTATCTAAATATTCAAGTTTGTTTCCGCGCTCGATAGAAAGGACAGTAACTTTATCGTCTTTTGTTTCAAAGATTTCGACATCTGAAAACTCAACGAGTTTGTGCTTGCGGGCACGTGAAACGAAAGTACCTTTACCTTGTTGGCGGACAATGTAGCCGTCTTTAGCAAGGTCGTTCAAGGCACGAACAACTGTGATTGAACTCACATCGTACATCGCGATCAATTCGGCTTCTGTATAAAATTTATCTCCACTTGCAAATTGACCAGAGATGATTTTGTTTTTTAATTCATCTTTAATATATTGGTATTTAGGAATAGCCATAAATTTCACCTCGATTCTCTTTCTCCAATTTTGATTTTACCACAAATATAAAGAAAAGAGTAGTATTAAGGTCAAAAAATTAAAATAATAGACTAAAAATGTTATTTTACATGTAAAAAAATTCATTTGATGTTCTTGTGAATTATCATACATAAAAAGATCGTTTTCATGCTATTTTTAGATAATTTCGGTAAACGGTAAGTAAAAAAATAGAAAAATTTTAAATAATTTTCTAAAACCTATTGACAAATGCAAAAGATTTGATTATAGTTAATATTATAATAAATGAAAGCGCAAACTTAATTCGTCAGAGGTAATGACATGACAAGATTTAAAATTGAGGACGATTTCTATTTAGACGGAAAACCGTTCAAGATTTTGTCCGGCGCCATTCATTATTTTAGGATTCCAGCAGAGGATTGGTATCATTCTCTCTATAACTTAAAGGCGCTTGGCTTTAATACAGTCGAGACCTATGTGGCTTGGAATTTACACGAACCTGTTGAAGGGGAGTTTGATTTTGAAGGTGCCAGAAATTTGGAGAGATTTCTTCAAATTGCACAAGATCTGGGTCTCTATGCCATTGTACGCCCGTCTCCATTTATCTGTGCGGAATGGGAATTTGGTGGCTTGCCGGCTTGGCTCTTGACCAAGGACATGCGAATTCGCTCGTCCGACCCTGCATACATCGAGGCTGTTGCTCGCTATTATGACCAATTATTGCCAAGGCTTGTGCCTCGCTTGTTGGATAATGGTGGAAACATTCTTATGATGCAAGTCGAAAATGAATATGGCTCTTATGGAGAAGATAAGTCTTATCTACGAGCAATTCGGAAATTGATGGAAGACCGAGGGATTGATTGCCCACTCTTTACTTCAGATGGCCCATGGAGGGCTACTCTGAAAGCCGGAACCTTGATCGAAGACGATCTCTTTGTGACAGGAAACTTCGGTTCTAAAGCTCCGTACAACTTTTCACAGATGCAGGAATTCTTTGATGAGCATGGCAAGAAATGGCCCCTCATGTGTATGGAATTCTGGGATGGTTGGTTCAACCGTTGGAAAGAACCCATCATCACACGGGATCCTAAAGAATTGGCAGAAGCTGTTCGAGAGGTATTGGAGCAAGGCTCTATCAACCTTTACATGTTCCATGGGGGGACAAACTTTGGTTTCATGAATGGTTGCTCGGCTCGAGGGACTCTGGATTTGCCACAAGTCACATCTTACGACTATGATGCCCTTCTCGATGAAGAAGGAAATCCAACTGCTAAATACTTAGCAGTCAAGAAGATGATGGCAACCCACTTCCCAGAGTATCCACAGTTGGAACCACTCTATAAGGAAAGCATGGAGATAGGGTCCATTCCATTGGTCGAAAAAGTTTCCTTGTTTGAAACTCTGGATAGTCTCTCTAGTCCTACTGAAAGCCTCTATCCAAAAGCGATGGAAGAACTTGGTCAAAGTTATGGCTACCTTCTCTACCGCACGGAGGCAAGTTGGGATGCAGAAGAGGAACGTCTCCGTATCATCGATGGACGTGACCGAGCTCAACTCTTTGTAGATGGTCAATGGATTGCTACTCAATACCAGACAGAGATTGGTGAAGACATCTACTGTCAGGGCAACCGAGAAGGCTTTTCAGAAATTGACATCTTGATTGAAAATATGGGGCGTGTCAACTACGGTCATAAGTTCTTGGCAGATACGCAGCGTAAAGGAATTCGAACAGGTGTCTGCAAGGATCTACATTTCTTACTGAATTGGAAACAATATCCACTACCACTGGATAATCCTGAGAAGATTGATTTTTCAAAAGGATGGACAGAAGGACAACCAGCCTTTTACGCTTTCGACTTTACGATCGAAGAGCCGAAGGATACCTACTTAGACTTGTCTGAGTTTGGTAAGGGAGTTGCCTTTGTCAACGGGCGTCATCTAGGGCGTTTCTGGAATGTCGGCCCGACCCTCTCACTTTATATCCCTCATAGTTATCTCAAGGAAGGTGCTAACCGCATCATTATCTTTGAAACTGAGGGCGAATATAAAGAAGAGATTCACCTAACTCGTAAACCTACACTAAAACACATAAAGGGGGAAAACTTATGACAATTGTAGGATGCCGTATCGATGGACGTTTGATCCACGGTCAAGTAGCCAATCTTTGGGCTGGAAAACTAAATGTTTCACGCATTATGGTTGTAGACGACGAAGTTGTTAACAACGATATTGAAAAGAGTGGTTTGAAACTTGCGACACCACCAGGTGTGAAACTCAGTATCTTGCCAGTTGAGAAAGCAGCAGCAAATATCCTTGCTGGTAAATACGATAGCCAACGTCTCTTTATCGTTGCACGTAAACCAGACCGTTTCCTTGGTTTGGTTGAAGCAGGTGTTCCGCTTGAAACACTCAACGTTGGTAATATGTCTCAAACACCAGAAACTCGCTCTATCACACGTTCTATCAACGTGGTAGACAAGGATGTGGAAGATTTCCACAAACTAGCAGAAAAAGGTGTGAAACTCACTGCTCAAATGGTTCCAAATGATCCAGTTTCAGACTTTTTGAGCTTATTAAAATAGGAAAAAATTTTTAGGAGGTCATTGTTATGATACAATGGTGGCAAATTTTACTTCTCACTTTGTACTCAGCTTATCAAATCTGTGATGAGTTGACAATCGTTTCATCTGCAGGTTCCCCTGTATTCGCTGGTTTCATTACTGGTTTGATCATGGGAGATGTGACAACTGGTTTGTTTATCGGTGGTAGCTTGCAGTTGTTCGTTCTCGGGGTTGGTACCTTCGGTGGTGCTTCTCGTATCGACGCAACTTCTGGTGCGGTTCTTGCAACAGCATTCTCTATCTCTCAAGGTATTGATACAGACCTTGCGATTACAACAATCGCTGTACCAGTAGCAGCACTTTTGACATACTTCGACGTTCTTGGACGTATGACAACTACTTTCTTTGCACACCGTATTGATGCTGCGATCGAACGCTTTGACTACAATGGTATCGAACGCAACTACCTACTTGGTGCGCTTCCATGGGCTCTTTCTCGTGCCCTTCCAGTATTCTTCGCCCTTGCTTTTGGTGGAGAATTCGTACAAGGTGTTGTAAACCTTGTTAAAGAATACCAATGGGTTGCAGACGGTTTGACACTTGCAGGTCGTATGCTTCCAGGTCTTGGATTCGCTATCTTGCTTCGTTACCTTCCAGTTAAACGTAACCTTCACTACCTTGCAATGGGATTCGGTTTGACAGCTATGTTGACTGTTCTTTACTCATATGTAACAGGTCTTGGTGGAGCTGTTGCGGGTATCCTTGGTACTCTTCCTGCTGATGTTGCTGAAAAGATTGGCTTTGCTAACAACTTCAAAGGTTTGTCTATGATCGGTATCTCTATCGTAGGTATCTTCCTTGCAGTTGTTCACTTTAAGAACAGCCAAAAAGTAGCTGTAGCAGCACCTTCTACACCATCAGAAAGTGGGGAAATCGAAGATGACGAATTCTAATTACAAACTTACAAAAGAAGATTTTAATCAAATCAACAAACGTAGCTTGTTTACTTTCCAATTAGGTTGGAACTATGAACGTATGCAAGCTTCTGGTTACCTTTACATGATCTTGCCTCAATTGCGTAAAATGTATGGGGATGGAACTCCTGAATTGAAAGAAATGATGAAAGTTCATACTCAATTCTTTAATACTTCACCATTCTTCCACACAATTATCGCTGGTTTTGACCTTGCCATGGAAGAAAAAGATGGTGTAGGTTCAAAAGATGCCGTTAACGGTATCAAGACAGGTTTGATGGGACCATTCGCTCCTCTTGGAGACACAATCTTTGGTTCACTTGTACCTGCTATCATGGGATCTATCGCAGCAACTATGGCTATCGCTGGCCAACCATGGGGTATCTTCCTTTGGATCGCAGTTGCAGTTGCATATGACATCTTCCGTTGGAAACAATTGGAATTTGCCTACAAAGAAGGGGTTAACCTTATCAACAACATGCAAAGTACCTTGACAGCTTTGATTGACGCTGCATCTGTACTTGGTGTCTTCATGATGGGTGCTCTTGTAGCAACAATGATCAACTTTGACATTTCTTACAAATTGCCAATCGGTGAAAAGATGATTGACTTCCAAGACATCTTGAACTCAATCTTCCCACGCTTGCTTCCAGCAATCTTTACTGCCTTTATCTTCTGGTTGCTTGGTAAGAAAGGTATGAACTC
Encoded here:
- a CDS encoding PTS sugar transporter subunit IIB — its product is MTIVGCRIDGRLIHGQVANLWAGKLNVSRIMVVDDEVVNNDIEKSGLKLATPPGVKLSILPVEKAAANILAGKYDSQRLFIVARKPDRFLGLVEAGVPLETLNVGNMSQTPETRSITRSINVVDKDVEDFHKLAEKGVKLTAQMVPNDPVSDFLSLLK
- a CDS encoding PTS mannose/fructose/sorbose/N-acetylgalactosamine transporter subunit IIC; translation: MIQWWQILLLTLYSAYQICDELTIVSSAGSPVFAGFITGLIMGDVTTGLFIGGSLQLFVLGVGTFGGASRIDATSGAVLATAFSISQGIDTDLAITTIAVPVAALLTYFDVLGRMTTTFFAHRIDAAIERFDYNGIERNYLLGALPWALSRALPVFFALAFGGEFVQGVVNLVKEYQWVADGLTLAGRMLPGLGFAILLRYLPVKRNLHYLAMGFGLTAMLTVLYSYVTGLGGAVAGILGTLPADVAEKIGFANNFKGLSMIGISIVGIFLAVVHFKNSQKVAVAAPSTPSESGEIEDDEF
- a CDS encoding PTS system mannose/fructose/sorbose family transporter subunit IID, whose protein sequence is MTNSNYKLTKEDFNQINKRSLFTFQLGWNYERMQASGYLYMILPQLRKMYGDGTPELKEMMKVHTQFFNTSPFFHTIIAGFDLAMEEKDGVGSKDAVNGIKTGLMGPFAPLGDTIFGSLVPAIMGSIAATMAIAGQPWGIFLWIAVAVAYDIFRWKQLEFAYKEGVNLINNMQSTLTALIDAASVLGVFMMGALVATMINFDISYKLPIGEKMIDFQDILNSIFPRLLPAIFTAFIFWLLGKKGMNSTKAIGIIIVLAVGLSFIGKFLLGMGA